A portion of the Hoylesella buccalis ATCC 35310 genome contains these proteins:
- the cmk gene encoding (d)CMP kinase: MKKIVIAIDGYSSCGKSTMAKNLARQLGYVYVDTGAMYRAVTLYALRHQLFEADGEADAASLQRAMPDIRISFQFNAQTGKPDTYLNDELVEQEIRTMQVSEKVSKIAALPFVRTALVAQQQRMGVDKGIVMDGRDIGTVVFPHAELKIFVTASAEVRAQRRYDELQQKGMSARYDDILKNVQERDYIDSHREVSPLRKADDAIELDNSNLTIDEQQQWLLHQVDKVLQQG, from the coding sequence ATGAAGAAAATCGTGATTGCCATTGACGGCTATTCATCATGTGGCAAAAGTACCATGGCCAAAAATTTGGCTCGCCAGTTAGGATATGTCTATGTAGACACGGGTGCTATGTACCGCGCCGTGACGCTCTATGCGCTGCGCCATCAGTTGTTTGAAGCCGATGGTGAGGCGGATGCGGCATCCTTGCAACGGGCCATGCCTGACATCCGCATTTCTTTCCAATTCAATGCACAGACGGGCAAGCCCGACACTTACCTGAATGACGAGCTAGTGGAACAAGAAATCAGGACGATGCAGGTGAGCGAAAAGGTTAGTAAGATTGCGGCTCTCCCCTTTGTCCGCACTGCCTTGGTGGCTCAACAACAGCGCATGGGTGTGGACAAGGGCATCGTGATGGATGGTCGTGACATCGGAACGGTGGTGTTTCCGCATGCCGAACTCAAAATATTTGTAACGGCTTCTGCCGAAGTTCGTGCGCAACGTCGCTATGATGAGTTGCAGCAAAAGGGCATGTCTGCTCGTTATGACGACATATTGAAGAACGTGCAAGAGCGCGATTACATCGACTCTCATCGTGAGGTGTCGCCTCTTCGCAAGGCTGATGATGCCATCGAACTGGACAACAGTAACCTGACGATTGATGAACAACAACAATGGTTGTTGCATCAAGTAGACAAAGTGCTTCAACAGGGGTAG
- a CDS encoding DKNYY domain-containing protein: protein MSKSISFSSAFRLLALALFVTLTVQVKAQRRPADYQVAGGVVLYCGTPLSMADVYSFVNLGHGYAKDAYHVYYLGDVLRYVDPRTFRLKRDDYHRPYDGDEGFMYRTRGYMIMSHAVLFNGKNVEGASARSFQDLGGYYGKDTFNVFYMGRKLSGASGNSFRYLGDGYAKDSFDVYFMGRKVNGASASSFQVVGDGYAEDTFNTYYQGQKIAD, encoded by the coding sequence ATGAGCAAATCGATTTCATTTAGTTCGGCCTTTCGCCTCTTGGCCCTTGCGCTGTTTGTTACGCTCACTGTCCAAGTAAAGGCGCAGCGTCGTCCTGCCGATTACCAAGTAGCAGGAGGTGTGGTGCTTTATTGCGGCACGCCTTTATCCATGGCCGATGTATATTCTTTTGTCAATTTGGGGCATGGTTATGCTAAAGATGCTTATCATGTTTACTATCTTGGCGATGTGTTGCGGTATGTTGATCCTCGTACATTCAGGTTAAAACGTGATGACTACCATCGTCCGTACGATGGTGATGAGGGTTTTATGTATCGTACACGGGGGTATATGATTATGTCGCATGCCGTGCTGTTCAATGGCAAGAACGTAGAAGGAGCCTCGGCGCGAAGCTTTCAAGACCTGGGTGGATATTACGGAAAAGATACTTTCAACGTGTTCTATATGGGACGCAAGCTGTCTGGTGCCAGCGGTAATTCGTTTCGGTATTTAGGCGATGGTTATGCGAAAGATTCTTTTGACGTTTATTTCATGGGCCGTAAAGTTAACGGTGCCAGTGCTAGTTCCTTTCAAGTTGTGGGCGATGGCTATGCCGAAGATACTTTCAACACCTATTATCAAGGGCAGAAAATCGCTGACTAA
- a CDS encoding RluA family pseudouridine synthase: MLPLYEDNHIIIVSKRSGEIVQGDKTGDEPLSETVKQYIKEKYHKPGNVFLGVVHRLDRPVWGLVVFAKTSKALTRLNKMFKEGQVHKTYWAITKNAPPAEEGVLTDWLVRNERQNKSYAHPQEVPNAKKAVLKYRVIAHSDRYHLIEVNLLTGRHHQIRCQLANMGCVIKGDLKYGAPRSNPDGSISLLARRIMFVHPVSKENIVVEAPLPPNDKLWEALASAVIP; encoded by the coding sequence ATGCTCCCTCTTTACGAAGACAATCACATCATTATTGTTTCCAAGCGGAGCGGTGAAATTGTTCAAGGTGATAAAACCGGAGATGAACCGCTTTCGGAAACAGTTAAACAGTACATCAAGGAGAAATACCACAAGCCGGGAAATGTTTTCTTGGGCGTGGTTCATCGTCTTGACCGTCCTGTTTGGGGACTTGTTGTCTTCGCCAAAACATCCAAGGCGTTGACACGACTCAACAAGATGTTCAAGGAAGGACAGGTACATAAAACGTATTGGGCCATCACCAAGAATGCGCCACCAGCAGAAGAAGGTGTGCTGACCGATTGGTTGGTGCGCAACGAACGGCAGAACAAGAGTTATGCGCATCCGCAAGAGGTGCCAAATGCGAAGAAAGCAGTACTCAAATATCGTGTCATCGCCCATTCGGATCGTTATCATCTTATAGAGGTGAACTTGCTGACAGGGCGACATCACCAGATTCGTTGTCAACTTGCTAATATGGGATGTGTTATCAAGGGCGACCTAAAATATGGCGCACCTCGCAGCAATCCCGATGGCAGCATCAGTCTGTTGGCACGCCGAATAATGTTTGTTCACCCCGTTTCAAAAGAAAATATTGTTGTTGAGGCTCCGTTGCCGCCCAATGATAAATTGTGGGAGGCATTGGCATCGGCCGTTATACCCTAA
- a CDS encoding YecH family metal-binding protein: MIHGHEVLQMMQGNSYSSKEELVKAIISRFGEVERFYTCSAEGMTAAQLVDFLEQRGKFKPAHSDGFTVDTSKVCNH; this comes from the coding sequence ATGATACATGGACATGAAGTCCTGCAAATGATGCAGGGAAACAGCTATTCAAGCAAAGAAGAATTAGTAAAAGCAATTATCAGTCGTTTCGGAGAAGTCGAACGCTTTTATACTTGTTCGGCAGAAGGAATGACAGCGGCGCAGTTGGTCGACTTTCTCGAGCAGCGCGGCAAGTTTAAGCCTGCGCATTCAGATGGTTTTACCGTTGATACGTCAAAAGTGTGTAACCATTAA